Proteins encoded by one window of Sciurus carolinensis chromosome 12, mSciCar1.2, whole genome shotgun sequence:
- the LOC124961746 gene encoding small EDRK-rich factor 1-like, producing MARGNQRELARQKNMKKTQEISKGKRKEDSLTISQRKQRDSEIMQQKQKAANEKKSMQTREK from the coding sequence ATGGCCCGTGGAAATCAGCGAGAACTTGCCCgccagaaaaatatgaagaaaacccaggaaattagcaagggaaaaagaaaagaggatagCTTGACTATCTCTCAAAGAAAGCAGAGGGACTCTGAGATCATGCAACAAAAGCAGAAGGCAGCTAATGAGAAGAAGTCTATGCAGACAAGAGAGAAATGA